The following proteins are co-located in the Heteronotia binoei isolate CCM8104 ecotype False Entrance Well chromosome 21, APGP_CSIRO_Hbin_v1, whole genome shotgun sequence genome:
- the EIF5 gene encoding eukaryotic translation initiation factor 5, with amino-acid sequence MSVNVNRSVSDQFYRYKMPRLIAKVEGKGNGIKTVIVNMVDVAKALNRPPTYPTKFFGCELGAQTQFDVKNDRYIVNGSHEANKLQDMLDGFIKKFVLCPECENPETDLHVNPKKQTIGNSCKACGYRGMLDTNHKLCTFILKNPPESSDAGTGKKEKEKKNRKGKDKENGSVSNSETTTQSAPPEELSPPNVAEDDDDDWGEDTTEEAQRRRMDEISDHAKVLTLTDDLERTIEERVNILFDFVKKKKEEGVIETSDKDIVAEAERLDVKAMGPLVLTEVLFNEKIREQIKKYRRHFLRFCHNNKKAQRYLLHGLECVVAMHQAQLISKIPHILKEMYDADLLEEEVILSWAEKASKKYVSKELAKEIRVKAEPFIKWLKEAEEESSGNEEEEDEDENIEVVYSKTASVPKVETVKSANKKEDDIDIDAI; translated from the exons ATGTCTGTCAATGTCAACCGCAGTGTTTCAGATCAGTTCTATCGCTACAAAATGCCCCGTCTGATTGCTAAG GTTGAGGGCAAAGGAAATGGGATAAAGACAGTTATAGTCAACATGGTTGACGTTGCAAAGGCGCTTAATCGGCCTCCTACGT ATCCCACCAAATTTTTTGGTTGTGAGCTGGGAGCGCAGACCCAGTTTGATGTTAAGAATGACCGTTACATTGTCAATGGATCTCATGAGGCGAATAAGCTACAAGACATGTTGGATGGGTTCATTAAAAAATTTGTTCTCTGTCCTGAGTGTGAGAATCCTGAAACTGATCTG CATGTCAATCCTAAGAAACAAACTATTGGTAACTCTTGCAAAGCCTGTGGCTACCGAGGCATGCTTGACACAAACCATAAACTCTGCACGTTTATCCTCAAAAACCCACCTG AGAGCAGTGATGCTGGTACAggcaagaaagagaaagaaaagaagaacagaaaAGGCAAGGATAAAGAGAATGGTTCTGTGTCTAATTCTGAGACGACGACTCAGTCAGCACCACCAGAAGAGCTTAGCCCTCCAAATGTAGCG GAGGATGACGATGATGACTGGGGTGAAGACACAACTGAAGAGGCCCAAAGGCGCAGAATGGATGAAATCAGTGATCATGCAAAAGTGCTCACACTTACTGATGATCTGGAAAGAACCATTGAAGAAAGAGTCAACATACTATTTGACTTTGTTAAG aaaaagaaagaagagggtGTAATAGAGACTTCAGACAAGGATATTGTAGCAGAAGCAGAGCGGCTGGATGTCAAAGCTATGGGCCCTCTGGTTTTGACTGAAGTCCTCTTTAATGAGAAGATAAGAGaacaaataaagaaatacaggcgGCATTTCTTGCGT TTTTGCCATAACAACAAGAAAGCTCAGAGATACCTTCTTCATGGCCTGGAGTGTGTAGTAGCTATGCATCAGGCTCAGTTGATTTCTAAAATTCCACACATCCTGAAGGAGATGTATGATGCAGATCTTCTTGAGGAAGAAGTCATTCTGAGCTGGGCGGAAAAG GCCTCAAAAAAATATGTCTCTAAAGAGCTTGCCAAAGAAATTCGTGTCAAAGCAGAGCCGTTCATTAAATGGCTGAAAGAAGCTGAGGAGGAGTCATCTGgtaatgaggaggaggaagatgaagatgaaaACATTGAG GTGGTGTACTCCAAGACAGCCAGCGTACCTAAAGTTGAAACTGTGAAGTCTGCAAACAAGAAGGAGGATGATATTGATATTGATGCTATTTAA